A region of the Nocardia nova SH22a genome:
GAACATCACCGCGACGGGCTCGTTCAGGTTCAGGATGGCGTGCGCTTCGGCGACGATCTTCTCCGGTTCGTGGAAATCGGCGTTGACGTAGGTGGTGACGCCCTCGGCGGTGGTGCTGGTGAGCAGTGCCCGGGCGTGGGCGAGGACCAGCGGATCGTGGTCGACGTAGACCACCTTGGCCTCGGGCGCGATGCCCTGCGCCACCTCGTGGGTGTTCTGCATGGTCGGCAGCCCGGTGCCGATGTCGAGGAACTGCCGGATGCCGGCCTCCTCGGTGAGATGGCGCACCGCCCGGATCAGGAACTGCCTCGACTGCACCGCCATGGTGGCGATATCGGGATCGATCTGCAGGCTGGCCTCGCCGACCGTCCGGTCGACCTCGTAGTTGTCCTTACCGCCCATCCAGAAGTTCCAGATGCGCGCCGAATGCGGGATATCGGTGCGGATCTGGGCCGAATCCTCATGTGCCATGTGCGCTGAGCTCCCGTGAAATGTGGATGCCGCCGAAACGCACGGCAGGTCGTAGGTGTGAATTATGCGAGTATAGACTCGCCGCCGTAACCGTGGGCCGGAATACCTTGCGGGGACGGGTGATTCGGACATCGATCGGGGCTGGGGGAATTCCCGTCCGAGTGTGTGTGGCCGAGGCGATGCCGGGCCGGTGTTCGGTACCAGCATCTTTCGTGGAATCGACGGATGTTCCGGTGTGCGCCGCAGCCACGCCAGGTGACGGTCGAAGCGTGTCCGCCTGTCGATTGCTGAAAGTGTGCTAACTTGCCCTGCCTGGTTGCGTGGTGGGTAATTTGCGGCCGGTTCGGGGAATGTTGTGAATTCACCGGCCATGGACGCCCGGCGCTGGTCATGCGTTCAATCTGGAATGTTGTCCATATGTTGGATGGCGACATCGGGGTCGCATTTCTCTCCGGGGCCGGGAATTTAGGATTTGCTCGCCTCGGCCCGTATGGTTGCTGACTGATTACTGAACATCTCATCGCACACGGAGGTGGTACCGAGCTTGCACAGCACAGTGGTCGTCGTCGGATCCGGATTCGGGGGGATCGGTATGGGAGCGGCATTGCGCCGCGCCGGTATCGAGGATTTCCTGATCCTGGAGGAATCGCCGGAATTGGGCGGAGTGTGGCGGGACAATACCTATCCGGGCTGCACGTGCGATGTACCGGCCCACCTGTATTCGTTCTCGTTCGCCCCGTACCGCAGCACCCGCACGCGGTATCCCGGGCGGCGGCAGACCTTGGAATATCTACGCGCGGTGGCGGCCCGGGAAGGACTACCGGCCCATCTGCGCACCGGAACCGCGCTCACCGAGGCGACCTACTCCGATGCCGAGGCGCGGTGGGAGCTGAAGGCCGCGAACGGAATTCGGATCACCGCCGATATCGTCGTCTTCGCCGTCGGGCAGCTGCATCGGCCGCACATTCCCGATCTGCCGGGACGGGCCGACTTCACCGGCCGGTCCTTCCATACCGCGCAGTGGGATCCGGCCGCGGCGACGGCCGGGCGGCGCATCGCGGTGATCGGCACCGGATCCAGTGCCGCGCAATGTCTTCCATATCTGGCCGAGTCGGCGGAATCGGTGCGGGTGTTCCAGCGGACACCGCACTGGGTCCTGCCCAAACCCGCTGCCGAATTCGGTCCGGCGGCCCGGACCGCGCTGCGGCTGCCGGGGGCGCAGCGGGCCTACCGCTGGGGCCTGCAGCAGGGCACCGACACGATTCTGGCACCGATCATGCGGCGTGGCTGGCCGTCCCGTCCCGCGGAATGGGCTGCCCGGCAGCATCTTCGGCGCGCGGTGGCCGATCCGGTCCTGCGCGCCCGGCTGACGCCCGACTATCCGATCGGCGCCAAGCGCATCATCTTCGACAACCACTACTACCCGGCGCTGTGCCGCGACGACGTCGAGCTGATCACCGCGCCGATCACCCGGATCGTGCCCGACGGCGTCGAGACCGCGGACGGAATCCGGCACGCCGCCGACATCATCGTCTACGCCACCGGATTCCGCGCACCGGAATTCCTGTCGCCCATCACCGTGCGAGGGCGCGACGGCCTCCTGCTGCACGAGCAATGGCATTCGGGGGCACGGGCTTTCCTGGGTCTGGCGGCGCCGGGCTTCCCCAACGCCTTCCTGATCGCGGGACCGAATTCGTTCAACCCGGCCGGAAGCAATCCGGCGATGAAGGAACAGCAGATCGACTACATCATGCGCTGTCTGCGCTGGCGCGCGCGCATCGGTGCGCCCGCCGTCGAGGTGCGGCCCGCCGCGATGACGGCCTACCAGCGGTGGATGGACGACGCGCTCGCGCGCACGGTCTGGTCGGCGGATGTGCCGAGCTGGTACAAGCACGGCACCGGCGCGATCACCAACCCCTGGCCCGCCTCGGCGCGGACCTACGCCCGGATGCTGCGCCGCCCGCCGTCGGCGAGTTTCGCGCCGGTCGCCGGAGCGCACATGCCCGCCCGGCCGGTACAGCGGTGAGAGGTGGGCCGGTGGCGAGGATTTCGCCACCGGCCCACCACCGGATCAGTTCTCCTGTTGTGGCAGATGCTGTTTCGCCTGCTCGTAATCTCCTTCGAGCGGCTGCCCGGGACCGTACACCGAATGCACGACCCCGGTGCGGAACGCCGTCGACCGGAGCAGTGTGAGCGGCACCGGGGTGGCGGCGTCGTCGAACAGGCGCATTCCGGTGCGGACGGCGATCGGGTGGACCAGCAGGTGCAGTTCGTCGATCAGTCCGGCCCCGAGCAGGGCACGCACCACCGAGACCGATCCCGACATCGCGATGGCGCCGCCGGGCTCCTGCTTCAGCGCCGTGACGGCGGTGACCGGATCACCGTGCAGCAGTTCGGAATTGCGCCAGGTGAAGGTGAGGTCCTGGCCCGAGACCACGAGCTTGCGGGCATCGCCGAGCTTGCGGGCGAACTCCGCGTC
Encoded here:
- a CDS encoding SAM-dependent methyltransferase encodes the protein MAHEDSAQIRTDIPHSARIWNFWMGGKDNYEVDRTVGEASLQIDPDIATMAVQSRQFLIRAVRHLTEEAGIRQFLDIGTGLPTMQNTHEVAQGIAPEAKVVYVDHDPLVLAHARALLTSTTAEGVTTYVNADFHEPEKIVAEAHAILNLNEPVAVMFMGVLGHARSYEDVLRIVRTVMAAVPPGSYLVLWDGTDDSPAYVDLCAEYAKSGGTPYHPRTRDQIATVFDGLELIDPGFTCITGWRTNTSEVGRTCDIAAFGGVARKS
- a CDS encoding flavin-containing monooxygenase produces the protein MHSTVVVVGSGFGGIGMGAALRRAGIEDFLILEESPELGGVWRDNTYPGCTCDVPAHLYSFSFAPYRSTRTRYPGRRQTLEYLRAVAAREGLPAHLRTGTALTEATYSDAEARWELKAANGIRITADIVVFAVGQLHRPHIPDLPGRADFTGRSFHTAQWDPAAATAGRRIAVIGTGSSAAQCLPYLAESAESVRVFQRTPHWVLPKPAAEFGPAARTALRLPGAQRAYRWGLQQGTDTILAPIMRRGWPSRPAEWAARQHLRRAVADPVLRARLTPDYPIGAKRIIFDNHYYPALCRDDVELITAPITRIVPDGVETADGIRHAADIIVYATGFRAPEFLSPITVRGRDGLLLHEQWHSGARAFLGLAAPGFPNAFLIAGPNSFNPAGSNPAMKEQQIDYIMRCLRWRARIGAPAVEVRPAAMTAYQRWMDDALARTVWSADVPSWYKHGTGAITNPWPASARTYARMLRRPPSASFAPVAGAHMPARPVQR
- a CDS encoding dihydrofolate reductase family protein; the encoded protein is MRTLTAGLFIALDGVVENPQDWHFPYYNDEMGAAVDAQLGSADTLLLGRKTYDTFAGAWPEREAGGGPDAEFARKLGDARKLVVSGQDLTFTWRNSELLHGDPVTAVTALKQEPGGAIAMSGSVSVVRALLGAGLIDELHLLVHPIAVRTGMRLFDDAATPVPLTLLRSTAFRTGVVHSVYGPGQPLEGDYEQAKQHLPQQEN